Proteins found in one Amycolatopsis umgeniensis genomic segment:
- a CDS encoding ABC transporter substrate-binding protein, whose protein sequence is MTMTPLRRRGAALAALLSAALVLSACGGSGDDPNPAGPMRTVKAGNGSVDVPADPQRVVTIGNTTLPFIDMGGAPVGVTEVTASELALIPEKQKATFKAATNVGSSGDQVDMEKLAGLKPDVILAQLPDSEFAQIEKQLKSIAPTLFWGLDTEWKTLAGGLAEAANVTAGLSAQKAEFDKKITKIKETYRKVIDETSFVNVDRWESSDPGTFSIADFGCVEIAQDDIGMNFPKAADGQDPLGWKFLPFEQIAGLSKYDVITYPVDAEGKPKQAFAPVVETNTWKALPAVNSGRALGLFCAGNNSYGPVLQYLDSLDRALATLPAKK, encoded by the coding sequence ATGACCATGACACCCCTGAGACGACGGGGCGCCGCCCTGGCCGCCTTGCTGAGTGCCGCGCTCGTCCTTTCCGCCTGCGGCGGCAGCGGCGACGACCCCAACCCGGCCGGACCGATGCGCACCGTCAAGGCAGGCAACGGCAGTGTCGACGTTCCCGCCGATCCGCAGCGGGTCGTCACGATCGGCAACACGACTCTTCCGTTCATCGACATGGGTGGCGCGCCGGTGGGCGTCACGGAGGTGACCGCCTCCGAACTCGCCCTCATTCCCGAGAAACAGAAAGCCACGTTCAAGGCGGCCACGAACGTCGGCTCCAGTGGTGACCAGGTCGACATGGAGAAGCTCGCCGGCCTGAAGCCGGACGTCATCCTCGCCCAGCTTCCCGACAGCGAGTTCGCGCAGATCGAGAAGCAGCTGAAATCGATCGCCCCGACGCTCTTCTGGGGGCTCGACACCGAGTGGAAGACCCTCGCCGGCGGACTCGCGGAGGCCGCCAACGTCACGGCCGGGCTCAGCGCGCAGAAGGCGGAGTTCGACAAGAAGATCACCAAGATCAAGGAGACGTACCGCAAGGTCATCGACGAGACCTCGTTCGTCAATGTCGACCGCTGGGAGAGCTCCGATCCCGGGACGTTCTCCATCGCGGACTTCGGCTGTGTCGAGATCGCCCAAGACGACATCGGCATGAACTTCCCCAAGGCGGCTGACGGCCAAGACCCCCTGGGCTGGAAGTTCCTGCCGTTCGAGCAGATCGCGGGACTGTCCAAATACGACGTGATCACCTATCCCGTCGACGCCGAGGGCAAACCGAAACAGGCCTTCGCGCCCGTGGTCGAGACCAACACGTGGAAGGCGCTGCCCGCGGTGAACTCGGGCCGCGCGCTCGGACTCTTCTGCGCCGGCAACAACTCCTACGGCCCCGTCCTGCAGTACCTGGACTCGCTCGACAGAGCGCTGGCGACTCTGCCCGCCAAGAAGTGA
- a CDS encoding sigma-70 family RNA polymerase sigma factor, with the protein MSTALDELAGKFAALRPHLVSVAYRLTGALSDAEDAVQESWLRLSGLDERRRTAIEDHKGWLTTVVSRICLDRLRSAVVRRERYVGEWLPEPVLGPLGTPSSEDPLAVAVRDDGMRMAAMVVLDRLTPEQRVAFVLHDAFSVPFGEIAEILGCTTDAARQHGSRGRRALADADPPPRTVLAEQQRIIEKFMTAMLTGDIQAVAEVLHPDVVLIGDGGGKARTAVHTVTGFDKVSRLFQGLMRMYDPAGIEQARLALVNGDLGLYIPPQAASEGYRALDEHVDAFVIRDGKIEAIYDMANPDKLTTARARVDA; encoded by the coding sequence ATGAGCACCGCCCTGGACGAACTCGCCGGGAAGTTCGCCGCACTGCGCCCCCATCTGGTGTCGGTCGCGTACCGGCTCACCGGCGCGCTGTCCGACGCCGAAGACGCGGTCCAGGAGTCCTGGCTGCGGTTGAGCGGCTTGGACGAGCGCCGCCGCACGGCCATCGAGGACCACAAGGGCTGGCTGACCACCGTCGTCAGCCGGATCTGCCTCGACAGGCTGCGTTCGGCGGTGGTCCGCCGGGAGCGATACGTGGGCGAATGGCTGCCCGAGCCGGTCCTGGGCCCGCTCGGCACGCCGTCGTCGGAGGATCCGCTGGCCGTCGCCGTCCGCGACGACGGGATGCGGATGGCGGCGATGGTGGTCCTCGACCGGCTGACCCCCGAGCAGCGCGTCGCGTTCGTCCTGCACGACGCGTTTTCGGTGCCGTTCGGCGAGATCGCCGAGATCCTGGGCTGCACCACCGACGCCGCGCGCCAGCACGGTTCCCGCGGCCGCCGCGCGCTCGCCGACGCCGACCCGCCGCCCAGGACGGTGCTGGCCGAGCAGCAGCGGATCATCGAGAAGTTCATGACCGCGATGCTCACCGGCGACATCCAGGCGGTGGCCGAGGTGCTGCACCCGGACGTCGTCCTGATCGGCGACGGCGGCGGCAAGGCGCGCACGGCGGTGCACACGGTCACCGGCTTCGACAAGGTCAGCCGGCTGTTCCAGGGGCTCATGCGGATGTACGACCCGGCCGGGATCGAACAGGCGAGGCTCGCGCTGGTCAACGGCGACCTCGGGCTGTACATCCCGCCGCAGGCCGCTTCTGAGGGATACCGGGCGCTGGACGAGCACGTCGACGCGTTCGTCATCCGTGACGGCAAGATCGAGGCGATCTACGACATGGCGAACCCGGACAAGCTCACCACCGCGCGGGCCCGCGTCGACGCCTGA
- a CDS encoding trans-aconitate 2-methyltransferase, whose amino-acid sequence MWDPVKYLDYADLRARPFHDLVARIPAVKPRRVADLGCGPGNLTVDLAERWPDAIIEASDSSPEMVEAARSRGVDARVLDVNDWAPEPDTDVVISNAVLQWVPEHRVLLRRWVDLLPSGATLAFQVPGNFDAPSHALVRALARTEEWAPRLADVVLRENEAVDSPLGYGNLLADAGCAVDAWETTYLQRLTGEDAVLEWITGTSLRPVKNALPGEDWDHFRAQIARELDEAYPPRPDGTTWFEFRRVFVVAVVS is encoded by the coding sequence ATGTGGGATCCGGTCAAATACCTCGACTACGCCGACCTGCGGGCCCGGCCGTTCCACGACCTCGTCGCGCGGATACCGGCCGTGAAGCCGCGCCGGGTCGCCGACCTCGGCTGCGGACCCGGGAATCTGACCGTCGACCTGGCGGAACGCTGGCCGGACGCGATCATCGAAGCGAGCGACAGTTCCCCTGAAATGGTCGAGGCCGCGCGCTCGCGGGGCGTCGACGCCCGGGTGCTGGACGTCAACGACTGGGCACCCGAGCCGGACACCGACGTCGTCATCTCGAACGCCGTGCTCCAGTGGGTCCCGGAGCACCGTGTCCTGCTCCGTCGCTGGGTGGATCTCCTGCCGTCCGGGGCGACGCTCGCGTTCCAGGTCCCCGGCAACTTCGACGCCCCGTCGCATGCCCTGGTCCGTGCCCTCGCGCGCACCGAGGAATGGGCCCCGCGCCTCGCCGACGTCGTCCTGCGGGAGAACGAGGCCGTCGACAGCCCACTCGGCTACGGGAACCTGCTCGCCGACGCGGGGTGTGCCGTCGACGCCTGGGAGACGACGTATCTGCAGCGGCTGACGGGGGAGGACGCCGTGCTCGAATGGATCACGGGCACCTCGCTGCGGCCGGTCAAGAACGCCCTGCCCGGGGAGGACTGGGACCACTTCCGCGCGCAGATCGCCCGCGAACTGGACGAGGCCTACCCGCCGCGCCCCGACGGGACGACCTGGTTCGAGTTCCGGCGGGTCTTCGTGGTCGCCGTCGTGAGCTGA
- a CDS encoding helix-turn-helix transcriptional regulator — protein MALSSLFPADAGEAPPIPAARSDSTGHPRRPLLIWVRTGTAHVRIDGDAVFHLTAGHGTWIPAAGWNHRAISTEPGTVAFPLWLHPGADGPPETTRFQVPHGWQDWLIQHFNLQVTPLIGHGYFQDAITDLFGRPRVHPPAPTAGETAPFTPPELPRAAGARAVAEELIRDPAIDLAVEQWAIRALSSPRTLRRDFLAGTGLTFEQWRLRNRLIAAVEFLAAGFDVDQVAARVGFASRNGFTRAFKRQYGPTPHDFSRKLAASSAHVDLTPRATLARQTDELMGMVRGDGSFAASSDLLPAARTPRHANDMHVLSWIYRGSGYLDIGESRYERHRGVATWIPAGLKHITGLRENSISLPLGSATTADLRLAEPLQVRFSPAWDDYLMHCSISARSGLHPDDYDPRHILDLFAEQVATQRALSVPMPAHPRARAAALDYLRHIDISRESAAFDVPAEVHRAFRDETGMTFARWRYGARMRIARDLLVGGAKPSAVARRVGYAHLPAFSTAFTRLHGLSPREFQERERVSLEARTPDPR, from the coding sequence GTGGCGCTCTCCTCCCTGTTCCCCGCCGACGCGGGCGAGGCCCCGCCGATTCCGGCCGCGCGGTCGGACTCGACCGGGCATCCCCGCCGCCCCCTGCTGATCTGGGTCCGCACCGGCACGGCGCACGTGCGCATCGACGGCGACGCGGTGTTCCACCTCACCGCCGGGCACGGCACCTGGATTCCCGCGGCCGGGTGGAACCACCGCGCGATCAGCACCGAGCCAGGCACGGTCGCCTTCCCGCTGTGGCTCCATCCGGGTGCCGACGGGCCGCCGGAAACGACCCGGTTCCAGGTCCCCCACGGTTGGCAGGACTGGCTGATCCAGCACTTCAACCTGCAGGTCACCCCGTTGATCGGGCACGGGTACTTCCAGGACGCGATCACCGATCTCTTCGGCCGTCCCCGAGTACACCCGCCCGCACCCACGGCAGGCGAGACGGCACCGTTCACTCCGCCGGAGCTGCCGAGAGCCGCCGGTGCCAGAGCGGTGGCCGAGGAGTTGATCCGTGACCCCGCGATCGACCTCGCCGTCGAGCAGTGGGCGATCAGGGCGCTCTCCAGTCCGCGGACCCTGCGCCGCGACTTCCTCGCCGGCACCGGGCTCACCTTCGAACAGTGGCGACTGCGCAACCGGCTGATCGCGGCCGTCGAGTTCCTGGCCGCGGGATTCGACGTCGACCAGGTAGCCGCACGGGTGGGCTTCGCCAGTCGCAACGGCTTCACTCGCGCGTTCAAGCGGCAGTACGGACCGACGCCCCACGACTTCAGCAGGAAGCTCGCCGCCAGTTCCGCCCACGTCGACCTGACACCGCGCGCCACCTTGGCACGCCAGACCGATGAACTCATGGGCATGGTGCGGGGCGACGGCTCCTTCGCCGCCTCGTCCGATCTGCTCCCTGCCGCCCGCACCCCGCGGCATGCCAACGACATGCACGTCCTGAGCTGGATTTACCGCGGCAGCGGATACCTGGACATCGGCGAAAGCCGCTACGAACGACACCGCGGCGTCGCGACCTGGATCCCCGCGGGCTTGAAGCACATCACCGGTCTCCGGGAGAACTCCATCTCACTGCCCCTCGGCAGCGCGACCACCGCCGACCTCCGACTCGCCGAGCCGCTACAGGTGCGGTTCTCACCCGCCTGGGACGACTACCTGATGCATTGCTCCATCAGCGCCCGATCAGGACTGCACCCCGACGACTACGACCCCCGGCACATCCTCGACCTGTTCGCCGAACAGGTCGCCACGCAACGAGCGCTGTCGGTGCCGATGCCCGCCCATCCGCGGGCACGCGCGGCCGCGCTGGACTACCTGCGCCACATCGACATCTCCCGCGAATCGGCCGCATTCGACGTCCCCGCCGAGGTCCACCGAGCCTTCCGCGACGAGACCGGCATGACCTTCGCTCGCTGGCGCTACGGCGCCCGCATGCGCATCGCCCGCGATCTGCTCGTCGGCGGCGCCAAGCCGAGCGCCGTCGCCCGCCGCGTCGGCTACGCCCACCTACCGGCCTTCAGCACCGCTTTCACCCGGCTCCATGGCCTCTCACCACGCGAGTTCCAAGAACGCGAGAGAGTTTCCCTCGAGGCCCGGACACCCGACCCGAGGTGA
- the dnaG gene encoding DNA primase, translating into MSVAGRIRESDIAEVRERNRIDEVIGDYVALRSAGGGSLKGLCPFHNEKTPSFNVRPTHGTFHCFGCGEGGDVIKFIQKMDLISFVEAVERLADRAGFRLTYEGGGGSVQRDRGTRARLIEAHRAAQEFYAEQLVTPDARAARDFLSERGFDAAAAQTFGCGYAPAGWDKLTKHLLNRGFEVKELLTAGLAKEGQRGPMDRFNRRLLWPIRDVGNEVVGFGARRLYDDDRVSAKYLNTAESPIYKKSQVMFGLDLAKREIAKRHQVVVVEGYTDVMAMHAAGVPTAVASSGTAFGEDHMKVLRRLMMDDDAFRGEVIFTFDGDEAGQKAALKAFEGDQTFAGQTYIAVAPDGMDPCELRLAKGDTAVRDLVARRIPLFEFAIKSMLKAFDLDSVDGQVAALQKTVPMVAGIKDRASRDGYASKLAWWVGWQDAAQVVNRVRGSAGATAKRSTTVDTRRSAPAATATADEDLPRPAPGDPRFIAQREALKAALQQPMLAGAEYDALPEEAFTHPVYVAVHKALLAAGGAGSGLTGPALLDAAAPHCPQGTVRRVLSELSVEPLRAKGEVDSRYISAQLAAVQESLIGRQINEIKSKLQRLSPVEAPDDYRALFGDLVALEQYRKALKEQAIGGLD; encoded by the coding sequence ATGAGCGTGGCAGGACGGATTCGGGAGAGCGACATCGCGGAGGTGCGCGAGCGCAACCGGATCGACGAGGTCATCGGTGATTACGTGGCGCTGCGCAGTGCCGGAGGCGGCAGCCTGAAGGGCCTTTGCCCGTTCCACAACGAGAAGACCCCGTCGTTCAACGTGCGCCCCACCCACGGCACCTTCCACTGCTTCGGCTGTGGCGAGGGCGGCGACGTGATCAAGTTCATCCAGAAGATGGACCTGATTTCGTTCGTGGAGGCCGTCGAGCGGCTCGCGGATCGCGCGGGGTTCCGGCTGACCTACGAGGGCGGCGGCGGGAGCGTCCAGCGCGATCGCGGCACCCGTGCCCGGCTGATCGAGGCGCACCGCGCGGCCCAGGAGTTCTACGCCGAGCAGCTGGTCACCCCGGACGCGCGCGCGGCGCGGGACTTCCTGTCCGAGCGGGGTTTCGACGCCGCCGCGGCGCAGACGTTCGGCTGCGGCTACGCGCCCGCCGGCTGGGACAAGCTCACCAAGCACCTGCTCAACCGCGGGTTCGAGGTCAAGGAACTGCTCACGGCCGGACTGGCCAAGGAGGGGCAGCGCGGGCCGATGGACCGGTTCAACCGGCGCCTGCTCTGGCCCATCCGGGACGTCGGCAACGAGGTGGTCGGGTTCGGCGCGCGGCGACTGTACGACGACGACCGTGTCTCGGCGAAGTACCTGAACACGGCGGAATCGCCGATCTACAAGAAGTCGCAGGTGATGTTCGGCCTCGATCTGGCCAAACGCGAGATCGCGAAGCGGCACCAGGTCGTCGTGGTCGAGGGTTACACCGACGTGATGGCGATGCACGCCGCCGGGGTTCCGACGGCCGTCGCGTCGTCGGGGACGGCGTTCGGCGAGGACCACATGAAGGTGCTTCGCCGGCTGATGATGGACGACGACGCCTTCCGCGGCGAAGTGATCTTCACCTTCGACGGTGACGAAGCGGGCCAGAAGGCGGCGTTGAAGGCTTTCGAGGGTGACCAGACCTTCGCCGGGCAGACCTACATCGCGGTCGCCCCCGACGGTATGGACCCGTGCGAACTGCGGCTCGCCAAGGGTGACACCGCGGTGCGCGATCTGGTCGCGCGGCGGATCCCGCTGTTCGAGTTCGCGATCAAGAGCATGCTCAAGGCCTTCGACCTCGACTCCGTCGACGGTCAGGTCGCGGCGCTGCAGAAGACCGTCCCGATGGTCGCGGGGATCAAGGACCGCGCCAGCCGTGACGGCTACGCGTCGAAACTCGCCTGGTGGGTCGGCTGGCAGGACGCGGCGCAGGTGGTGAACCGGGTCCGCGGCAGCGCGGGCGCCACGGCGAAACGCTCCACCACCGTCGACACCCGGCGGTCCGCCCCGGCGGCCACCGCCACCGCCGACGAGGACCTGCCGAGGCCCGCGCCCGGTGATCCGCGGTTCATCGCGCAGCGCGAGGCGCTCAAGGCGGCACTGCAGCAGCCGATGCTCGCCGGGGCCGAGTACGACGCGCTCCCCGAGGAAGCGTTCACCCATCCGGTGTACGTCGCCGTCCACAAGGCGTTGCTGGCCGCCGGGGGAGCGGGATCCGGCCTGACCGGGCCCGCCCTGCTCGACGCGGCCGCCCCGCATTGTCCACAAGGGACGGTGCGGCGCGTGCTCAGCGAGCTTTCGGTGGAACCGTTGCGCGCCAAGGGCGAGGTCGACTCGCGCTACATCTCCGCACAGCTCGCGGCGGTGCAGGAGAGCCTGATCGGCCGCCAGATCAACGAGATCAAGTCGAAACTCCAGCGGCTTTCCCCGGTCGAGGCGCCGGACGACTATCGCGCGCTGTTCGGCGACCTCGTCGCGCTCGAGCAGTACCGGAAGGCGCTGAAGGAACAGGCCATCGGCGGATTGGACTGA
- a CDS encoding carboxymuconolactone decarboxylase family protein — MPRIPAVKTAEAGFLLKLFYKFAGKRFGAVPEPLAVSAHHPALLRASGLHEMLVEKASKALPSNVRELAVYRVATRLGCAWCIDFGTMLQMHDGLDIERLKNIDDYAKSPAFTGQERLALAYADAMTESPVTVTDEQVAELEGEFGRKGVIELTYQIALENMRARMNSALDITAQGFTSGDACRVPLP; from the coding sequence ATGCCGCGTATTCCCGCCGTCAAAACCGCCGAAGCCGGATTCCTGCTGAAGCTGTTCTACAAGTTCGCCGGGAAGCGCTTCGGCGCCGTGCCCGAGCCGTTGGCGGTCTCCGCGCACCACCCGGCGCTGCTCCGCGCGAGCGGGCTCCACGAAATGCTGGTCGAAAAGGCCAGCAAGGCGCTGCCGTCGAACGTGCGCGAGCTGGCCGTGTACCGGGTCGCCACGCGGCTCGGCTGCGCGTGGTGCATCGATTTCGGGACCATGCTGCAGATGCACGACGGGCTCGACATCGAACGGTTGAAGAACATCGACGACTACGCGAAGTCGCCCGCCTTCACCGGTCAGGAACGGCTGGCGCTCGCGTACGCCGACGCGATGACCGAGAGCCCGGTGACCGTCACCGACGAGCAGGTCGCCGAACTGGAAGGCGAGTTCGGCCGCAAGGGCGTCATCGAGCTGACCTACCAGATCGCGCTCGAGAACATGCGTGCCCGGATGAACAGCGCGCTCGACATCACCGCGCAGGGGTTCACCTCGGGCGACGCCTGCCGGGTCCCGCTTCCCTGA
- a CDS encoding aldehyde dehydrogenase family protein, which translates to MDHPMLAVEDPATGQRITNVPDAGPDDVDKAVRAAARAWPAWRTTDRHAALASCAVVVDEAAAVLAPVLTEEQGKPLREAKAEFARAAARFRHFARLRLEPQVVGDGRVEVHRRPLGPVAAITPWNFPVQLAVAKLAPAFAAGNTVVLKPSPRTPLTTLHLGRMLTEVLPPGVLTVLTGQDPLGERLVAHPGIKKVDFTGSVPTGKHVAAAAAPGLKRLALELGGNDPAIVLPDTDPADIAERLFWSAFANCGQNRMAVKRVYAVGPAYDGIVEALAAFAETVVVGDGRAPGTQLGPVNNKPRYDRVIELTEEARAAGARIVTGGRLDGPGYFFAPAILAEAHDGMRVVREEQAGPVLPIVRCSTVDEAVELANATTSGLCGSVWGADEERAAEVAMRLECGTVRVNEHMARTLDEPFAGSQWSGLGGSWGVDEDTEPFVVHRRRG; encoded by the coding sequence ATGGACCACCCGATGCTCGCCGTCGAAGACCCCGCGACGGGGCAACGGATCACGAACGTCCCGGACGCCGGACCCGATGATGTCGACAAAGCGGTACGGGCCGCCGCCCGCGCCTGGCCCGCCTGGCGCACCACCGATCGGCACGCCGCGTTGGCTTCGTGCGCTGTCGTCGTCGACGAGGCCGCGGCGGTGCTGGCCCCCGTGCTGACCGAAGAGCAGGGAAAGCCGCTGCGGGAGGCCAAAGCCGAGTTCGCCAGGGCAGCGGCGCGGTTCCGGCACTTCGCCCGGCTGAGACTCGAACCGCAGGTCGTCGGCGATGGCCGGGTCGAGGTGCACCGGCGGCCGCTGGGCCCGGTCGCCGCGATCACGCCGTGGAACTTCCCCGTGCAACTGGCCGTCGCGAAGCTCGCGCCCGCGTTCGCCGCGGGGAACACGGTGGTGCTGAAGCCGTCGCCGCGGACCCCGCTCACCACCCTGCACCTCGGCCGGATGCTGACGGAGGTGCTGCCACCGGGCGTGCTGACCGTGCTCACCGGGCAGGACCCGCTGGGCGAACGCCTGGTCGCCCACCCCGGCATCAAGAAGGTCGACTTCACCGGCTCCGTCCCCACGGGGAAGCACGTGGCCGCGGCGGCCGCGCCCGGGTTGAAACGGCTGGCGCTGGAACTGGGCGGCAACGATCCCGCGATCGTCCTCCCCGATACCGATCCCGCCGATATCGCGGAAAGACTGTTCTGGAGCGCTTTCGCCAACTGCGGGCAGAACCGCATGGCGGTCAAACGGGTCTACGCCGTCGGCCCCGCGTACGACGGCATCGTCGAGGCGCTGGCGGCCTTCGCGGAAACGGTGGTGGTGGGCGACGGGCGGGCACCCGGGACGCAGCTCGGCCCGGTGAACAACAAGCCGAGGTACGACCGCGTCATCGAACTCACCGAGGAGGCGCGGGCGGCGGGGGCCCGCATCGTCACCGGCGGACGGCTCGACGGACCCGGGTACTTCTTCGCCCCGGCGATCCTCGCCGAGGCGCACGACGGGATGCGGGTGGTGCGCGAGGAGCAGGCCGGCCCGGTGCTGCCGATCGTGCGATGCTCCACAGTGGACGAAGCCGTCGAACTCGCGAACGCCACGACGTCCGGCCTGTGCGGTTCGGTGTGGGGCGCGGACGAGGAGCGTGCCGCAGAGGTCGCGATGCGGCTCGAATGCGGCACGGTGCGGGTCAACGAGCACATGGCCAGAACCCTCGACGAACCGTTCGCTGGCTCACAGTGGAGCGGGCTCGGCGGCTCCTGGGGCGTCGATGAGGACACGGAACCTTTCGTCGTGCACCGGCGGCGAGGTTAG
- a CDS encoding siderophore-interacting protein yields the protein MPKTSRRLTVHPVTLREVEVLGVVDLTPGMRRITLGGAQLRAFTSANGFPQPAFVSLGFDDDIRLVFRSPGHAEPVLPVQQERGVDLPRNPRPLSKAYTVRRWNAEAGEVDVDFVKHGIGVGTTWAYRAQPGDRIHFYGPSASRALPGDADWLLAVGDDTALPAIARLVDELPEDTRARVFVEVAEDAHRLKLRELPHVEVTWLVRDGAEAGASTLLLDAVKNGGWWEGRPFAWLAGEHTSVRDLRRHLVEDRGVPKEDIDFAGYWRRGEVIALETDAAVPDPEKTKTPFERLHELTELTAPTAIRTAVELGVPDLISRGVTSVADLAVKADADERALRKLVRYLHTLDVLTETEPGHYGLAPVGEVLTNDFMVDALHRAGVAGREMLGIHGLTESIRTGRASYASVTGQTYAEARAEQGYEDRYLERLAKFQPALAGPIATSDVLTGVGHLVLHSGGAGAQAREFVATHPDLRVTICALPAQADWLRRDLPATIPDGAQRARVTVVEQSVFEAGPPADAVFVIRAFKALADADAAHALRRAAEKLLPGGRVLLIEDTFDEHDAGADLLALTVHGSGLRTDGELDAVIARAGLVCRATHTVGWGTTIRDLVPAGTP from the coding sequence ATGCCGAAGACCTCACGCCGGCTCACCGTGCACCCAGTGACCCTGCGCGAGGTCGAGGTTCTCGGCGTGGTGGACCTGACGCCAGGGATGCGGCGAATCACGCTGGGTGGAGCGCAGCTCCGTGCGTTCACCTCGGCCAACGGCTTCCCGCAGCCCGCGTTCGTCTCGCTCGGTTTCGACGACGACATCCGGCTGGTGTTCCGGTCCCCCGGCCACGCCGAGCCGGTGCTGCCGGTCCAGCAGGAAAGGGGCGTGGACCTGCCGAGGAACCCCCGGCCCCTGTCGAAGGCGTACACAGTCCGCCGCTGGAACGCCGAGGCAGGCGAGGTGGACGTGGACTTCGTCAAGCACGGCATCGGCGTGGGCACCACCTGGGCCTACCGCGCGCAACCGGGCGACCGCATCCACTTCTACGGCCCGAGCGCGTCGCGCGCGCTCCCGGGCGACGCGGACTGGCTCCTGGCCGTCGGGGACGACACCGCCCTTCCCGCCATCGCCCGGCTGGTGGACGAACTGCCCGAGGACACGCGGGCACGGGTGTTCGTCGAGGTCGCCGAGGACGCACACCGGCTGAAACTGCGCGAGCTACCGCACGTCGAGGTGACCTGGCTGGTGCGCGACGGTGCCGAGGCGGGTGCGAGCACCCTTCTCCTGGACGCGGTCAAGAACGGCGGCTGGTGGGAGGGGCGACCGTTCGCGTGGCTCGCCGGGGAACACACGTCCGTCCGGGACCTGCGACGTCACCTGGTCGAGGACCGGGGCGTGCCGAAGGAGGACATCGACTTCGCCGGGTACTGGCGACGCGGCGAGGTCATCGCCCTGGAGACCGACGCGGCGGTGCCCGACCCCGAGAAGACGAAGACCCCGTTCGAGAGGCTCCACGAGCTGACCGAGCTGACAGCGCCGACCGCGATCCGCACCGCCGTCGAGCTGGGCGTCCCCGACCTGATCTCCCGCGGCGTCACCAGTGTCGCGGATCTGGCCGTCAAGGCGGACGCGGACGAGCGGGCCCTTCGCAAGCTCGTGCGCTACCTGCACACCCTGGACGTGCTGACCGAGACCGAGCCGGGCCACTACGGACTCGCCCCGGTGGGCGAGGTGCTGACCAACGACTTCATGGTCGACGCCTTGCACCGGGCCGGGGTGGCCGGCCGCGAGATGCTCGGCATTCACGGGCTCACCGAGTCGATCCGCACCGGCCGGGCGTCGTACGCCTCGGTCACCGGCCAGACCTACGCCGAGGCCCGCGCCGAGCAGGGTTATGAGGACCGCTACCTGGAGCGGCTGGCGAAGTTCCAGCCCGCGCTGGCCGGACCCATCGCCACATCGGACGTCCTCACCGGCGTCGGGCACCTGGTGCTCCACTCCGGCGGGGCCGGTGCCCAGGCGCGCGAGTTCGTCGCCACCCACCCCGACCTCCGCGTGACGATCTGCGCGTTGCCCGCCCAGGCGGACTGGCTGCGCCGTGACTTGCCCGCCACCATTCCCGACGGGGCGCAGCGCGCGCGGGTGACGGTGGTCGAGCAGTCCGTCTTCGAGGCCGGCCCGCCGGCGGACGCCGTGTTCGTCATCCGCGCCTTCAAGGCCCTGGCCGACGCCGATGCCGCCCATGCCCTGCGCCGAGCAGCCGAGAAGCTCCTTCCCGGCGGCCGGGTGCTGCTGATCGAAGACACCTTCGACGAGCACGACGCCGGAGCCGACCTGCTCGCCCTCACCGTGCACGGTTCCGGACTGCGAACCGACGGCGAACTCGACGCCGTCATCGCCCGAGCCGGACTCGTCTGCCGAGCGACGCACACCGTCGGCTGGGGCACCACCATCCGCGACCTCGTACCGGCCGGCACCCCCTGA